In a genomic window of Deltaproteobacteria bacterium:
- a CDS encoding NAD-dependent epimerase/dehydratase family protein, with protein sequence MRDPPVAACDCARRRAAPDDRGRRTVTRRYLITGAQGLVGRYLTARILDTEPESEVLGIGRSGGVDGFFTHAISTRGGQERAPLPAELLASISARHRYRSVSLLDTPGLCDLLREFRPHCVFHLASALHTASQRDLLQTNVEGTASLMNAVADAPGLDALVILGSSGSVYGEPEALPIRESDTCHPADMYGLTKLAAEHVVRIHAERGGLPFVTARIFNVVGPGQSESHVCARLAAQLASVPASRHSALEVGALDTTRDFIDVRDVAAALLLLAQRGDGGNVYNLASGRETPIHAILSELLRISGLNGQVEVVRRNDRTAGVRRHVADVSRLQGLGFAPAYSIGESLCDLFRYHRAQWSDAFQR encoded by the coding sequence GTGCGAGATCCTCCGGTGGCAGCCTGCGATTGCGCTCGAAGAAGGGCTGCGCCTGACGATCGCGGGCGTCGAACGGTGACCCGCCGGTACCTCATCACGGGCGCCCAGGGACTCGTCGGGCGTTATCTCACCGCGCGCATCCTCGATACGGAGCCCGAATCGGAGGTGCTGGGCATCGGCCGATCGGGCGGCGTCGATGGCTTCTTCACGCATGCGATCTCGACGCGCGGTGGACAAGAACGGGCTCCACTGCCCGCGGAGCTGCTCGCCAGCATCTCCGCACGCCATCGATATCGGTCCGTCTCGCTGCTCGATACGCCCGGATTGTGTGACCTTCTTCGCGAGTTCCGGCCGCATTGCGTCTTTCATCTCGCATCCGCGCTGCATACGGCGTCGCAGCGCGATCTGCTCCAAACGAACGTCGAGGGAACCGCTTCCTTGATGAACGCGGTCGCCGATGCGCCAGGGCTCGACGCGCTGGTGATCCTCGGGTCCAGCGGCAGCGTCTACGGAGAGCCGGAAGCGCTGCCGATTCGCGAGTCCGATACCTGCCATCCGGCGGACATGTACGGACTGACGAAGCTGGCAGCCGAGCACGTCGTGCGCATCCATGCCGAGCGCGGCGGCTTGCCCTTCGTGACGGCGCGCATCTTCAACGTGGTCGGGCCGGGGCAAAGCGAGAGTCATGTCTGTGCGCGTCTTGCCGCCCAGCTTGCGTCGGTTCCGGCCTCGCGTCACTCCGCACTCGAGGTTGGGGCACTCGATACGACTCGCGACTTCATCGACGTACGCGACGTCGCGGCCGCCCTTCTCCTCCTCGCGCAGAGGGGCGATGGCGGCAACGTGTACAACCTCGCGAGCGGGCGCGAGACCCCGATTCACGCCATCCTTTCCGAGCTGCTTCGCATTTCCGGGTTGAACGGCCAGGTCGAGGTTGTCCGGCGCAACGATCGAACCGCCGGCGTCCGGCGGCATGTCGCCGACGTGTCGCGCCTTCAGGGGCTTGGATTCGCCCCGGCATATTCCATCGGCGAGAGCCTGTGCGACCTCTTTCGGTACCATCGAGCGCAGTGGTCTGATGCCTTCCAGCGCTAG
- a CDS encoding response regulator — MNLPRVRVSLPLPAVVRRADRRARMDRSPMPVSALFEVRVLVVEDDADLIESVRRVLPRSFRVTACRSARAAVAIVEAGKFFDVLICGYEMLEMNGRELHSSIADLDAVLARNALVIVSSRLSPEDERYFGDRRVRLIYSPFRSERLREEVEVLATHAMLALYRLERYVIQ, encoded by the coding sequence ATGAACCTGCCTCGAGTCCGCGTGTCCTTGCCGTTGCCTGCCGTAGTGCGGCGGGCAGATCGGAGGGCGCGAATGGATCGCAGTCCGATGCCGGTGAGCGCTTTGTTCGAAGTGCGAGTGCTGGTGGTCGAGGACGATGCGGATCTGATCGAATCCGTCCGCCGCGTACTGCCCCGAAGCTTCCGGGTCACCGCCTGCCGATCGGCCCGCGCGGCGGTCGCCATCGTCGAAGCCGGGAAGTTCTTCGACGTCCTGATCTGCGGGTACGAGATGCTCGAGATGAATGGCCGCGAGCTGCACTCGTCGATTGCGGATCTCGACGCTGTCCTGGCGCGGAACGCGCTGGTGATCGTGTCCAGCCGCCTGTCGCCGGAAGACGAGCGGTACTTCGGGGATCGCCGCGTCCGTCTCATCTACAGCCCGTTCCGGTCGGAGCGGCTGCGCGAGGAGGTCGAGGTGCTCGCGACGCATGCGATGCTCGCGCTGTATCGCCTCGAGCGCTACGTCATTCAATGA
- the sixA gene encoding phosphohistidine phosphatase SixA: protein MVPGSLRPLGADMMEIYVVRHGIAVPSEAGIPDRFRPLTSKGRRRFRRTARRFARLGRELDLILTSPLVRAVQTAEILVGAVKNAEVAVLEELDPKSGVAPLLEAVARRADFRSVALVGHEPQLSGLVALLTAIPGSEIEMRKGAIVRLDVAEAVEPGSAELRWTLNPMSKEVEKGGRGLGSPREPA, encoded by the coding sequence TGGCTCCCTGAGGCCTTTGGGAGCGGACATGATGGAGATCTACGTCGTCCGGCACGGCATCGCCGTCCCCAGCGAAGCGGGGATTCCCGACCGGTTCCGCCCGCTCACCAGCAAGGGCCGCCGGCGCTTCCGCAGGACTGCCCGGAGATTCGCCCGCCTGGGACGCGAGCTCGACCTGATCCTGACCAGCCCTCTGGTCCGGGCCGTTCAGACTGCGGAGATCCTCGTCGGGGCCGTGAAGAATGCGGAGGTCGCGGTGCTGGAGGAACTGGATCCGAAGTCCGGCGTCGCGCCGTTGCTCGAAGCGGTGGCGCGTCGCGCCGACTTCCGATCCGTCGCCCTCGTCGGCCACGAACCGCAGCTGTCGGGTCTCGTCGCCTTGCTGACCGCGATACCGGGCAGCGAGATCGAGATGAGGAAGGGCGCAATTGTCCGTCTCGACGTGGCCGAAGCGGTGGAACCCGGATCCGCGGAGCTGCGCTGGACCCTGAATCCGATGTCGAAGGAAGTGGAGAAGGGAGGCCGCGGGCTCGGCTCTCCTCGCGAACCAGCGTAG
- a CDS encoding glycosyltransferase family 2 protein: MAIFDHAWIWTRPGVVWATMGLFLLLFRTMLWLRYRPAAAATFADAPPLTVIIPAYNEGPMVARSIESVAAADYPRSRLQIVVVDDGSTDDTWEYVSRAASRDPGLITTIRFAGNRGKRAALEAGFLHARGEIVVTIDSDSVIDRAALLAMGGPFRDPRVGAVAGRVAVYNAGAGMLPRMLDVRFALSFDLLRAVQSVYGTVYCCPGALAAYRLAVVREVLEEWTSQTFLGAPCTYGEDRALTNSILNRGFDTVYQGSAIVRTVVPSTYAKLVKMYLRWERSYVREELRLARIVWKRPPAARMFALLDCVVTNLRYPVGYLSWCHTLSRMGQQPHALVGVLAALGVISVLGILVYVRSSRSSDVLYGLLYSYFSALTLFWIFPYAALTVRSRSWMTR, translated from the coding sequence ATGGCGATCTTCGACCACGCGTGGATCTGGACTCGTCCCGGCGTCGTTTGGGCGACGATGGGGCTCTTCCTCCTGCTGTTCCGAACGATGCTCTGGCTGCGGTATCGCCCCGCTGCCGCGGCGACATTCGCCGACGCGCCGCCGCTGACGGTGATCATCCCCGCGTACAACGAGGGTCCGATGGTCGCCCGCTCGATCGAGTCGGTGGCCGCGGCCGACTACCCCCGCTCACGTCTGCAGATCGTCGTCGTCGATGACGGCAGCACCGACGACACATGGGAGTACGTGTCGCGCGCTGCTTCGCGCGATCCCGGCCTGATCACGACGATCCGATTCGCCGGCAACCGCGGCAAGCGCGCAGCTCTGGAAGCGGGCTTTCTCCACGCCCGTGGAGAGATCGTCGTCACGATCGACTCCGACAGCGTGATCGACCGGGCCGCCTTGCTCGCCATGGGAGGCCCCTTCCGCGACCCGCGCGTCGGCGCCGTTGCCGGCCGTGTGGCGGTCTACAACGCCGGCGCCGGCATGCTGCCCCGCATGCTCGACGTCCGGTTCGCGCTGTCGTTCGACCTGCTGCGCGCCGTGCAGTCCGTCTACGGCACCGTCTACTGCTGTCCCGGGGCGCTCGCCGCGTATCGTCTTGCTGTCGTTCGGGAGGTGCTCGAAGAGTGGACTTCGCAAACGTTTCTCGGCGCACCCTGCACCTACGGCGAGGACCGCGCGCTGACGAACTCGATCCTCAACCGCGGTTTCGACACGGTCTACCAGGGCTCTGCAATCGTGCGCACGGTGGTGCCGTCCACGTACGCGAAGCTGGTCAAGATGTACCTGCGCTGGGAGCGCAGCTACGTGCGCGAGGAACTGCGCCTGGCTCGTATCGTCTGGAAGCGTCCTCCTGCAGCGCGCATGTTCGCGCTGCTCGACTGCGTGGTGACGAACCTGCGTTATCCCGTGGGATATCTGAGCTGGTGCCACACGCTGTCGCGCATGGGCCAGCAGCCACACGCCTTGGTCGGCGTGCTCGCGGCGCTGGGGGTGATCTCGGTCCTGGGAATCCTCGTGTACGTCCGTAGCAGCCGGTCGAGCGACGTCCTCTATGGGCTGCTGTATTCGTATTTCTCGGCGCTCACACTGTTCTGGATCTTCCCCTATGCGGCACTCACGGTGCGCTCGAGATCCTGGATGACCAGATAG
- a CDS encoding glycosyltransferase family 4 protein — translation MIRVLSVISDLNFGGGENRLFHVARTIDTNRFDHTVVTLYPADHALRSQCGSMRRQFADAGVRVHDLGVPHPAGARGPRIVRLTNTATTLAAAIQKLRRLIISSRADVVDAHLETALYTAVPAAVSAGVPVSITLYSELDLWKILDSRSIRQILFPPIRRLNLRRCSAIITDAKIRATELARYIGGSPPPLHVIANGVRLDKPSRSRSEVLRDFGIPEDTRATILGQVAGLVPFKGQAVLLEAARRIIDGGHDVYVLCVGYERQGPTYPQQLRRQAEELGIAHRVRIHGYPGSIADVWNVIDVHVHPSSIDSLPNAIIEAMSLGKPAVVSSVGAIPDHVEHGRTGLVVPPDDPGALAQALMQVLGDARLAERLGRGAYERYLERFTPEVTTRQVEGCFESMIETHCKRRAPVH, via the coding sequence GTGATCAGGGTCCTCTCCGTCATCTCGGACCTCAACTTTGGCGGAGGCGAGAACCGCCTCTTCCATGTTGCCCGCACAATCGATACGAACCGGTTCGACCACACGGTGGTCACGCTGTACCCGGCGGACCACGCGCTTCGCAGCCAGTGCGGCTCCATGCGGCGCCAGTTCGCTGACGCGGGCGTGAGGGTGCACGACCTCGGCGTGCCGCATCCGGCCGGCGCGCGAGGCCCGCGCATCGTCAGGCTCACGAACACCGCCACCACGCTCGCGGCCGCCATCCAGAAGCTGCGGCGCCTCATCATCTCCAGCCGTGCCGACGTCGTCGACGCACACCTCGAGACCGCGCTCTACACAGCGGTGCCCGCGGCCGTGAGCGCCGGCGTTCCTGTGTCCATCACCCTCTACAGCGAGCTGGACCTCTGGAAGATCCTGGACAGCCGCTCCATCCGGCAGATTCTCTTTCCGCCGATTCGCCGGCTCAATCTTCGCCGCTGCAGCGCGATCATCACCGACGCGAAGATTCGGGCCACCGAGCTCGCGCGTTACATCGGCGGATCGCCGCCGCCGCTGCACGTGATCGCGAACGGCGTGCGCCTGGACAAGCCTTCCCGCTCGCGAAGCGAGGTGCTGAGGGACTTCGGCATCCCCGAGGACACCCGCGCAACCATCCTCGGGCAGGTCGCGGGCCTCGTTCCCTTCAAGGGGCAAGCGGTGCTCCTCGAAGCCGCCAGGCGCATCATCGACGGCGGGCACGACGTCTACGTCCTCTGCGTCGGCTACGAGCGCCAGGGTCCGACTTATCCGCAGCAGTTGCGTCGGCAGGCGGAGGAGCTGGGAATCGCACACCGCGTTCGAATCCACGGCTATCCGGGAAGCATCGCCGACGTCTGGAATGTCATCGACGTTCACGTCCACCCTTCGTCGATCGATTCTCTTCCCAACGCGATCATCGAAGCGATGTCGCTGGGAAAGCCGGCGGTGGTCTCTTCCGTCGGAGCAATTCCGGATCACGTCGAGCATGGCCGGACGGGCCTCGTCGTTCCGCCGGACGACCCGGGCGCACTGGCGCAGGCTTTGATGCAAGTGCTGGGAGACGCCCGCCTCGCCGAGCGGCTGGGCCGGGGCGCCTACGAACGCTATCTCGAACGCTTCACTCCGGAGGTGACCACCCGCCAGGTGGAAGGCTGCTTCGAGAGCATGATCGAGACGCACTGCAAGCGCCGTGCGCCAGTGCATTGA
- a CDS encoding 6-phospho-beta-glucosidase — MHPRLLPERGGRVKPIVTILGGSTPFTAALVEALRTASAGIPACELRLFGQDVDALERMARYGDRRLAALGWSVSSSRRLDEAVDGAAVVVNQIRFGGLAGRARDEDLACRFQLPADETLGPCGLTSALRVVPRIRELAVELGRLCADAWVLNLSNPLSITTRMMIRAGAPARCVGLCELPTATVVETCRLLGMSFADVEWDYAGLNHRGFVFSLKHRGEDLLPSLPGMLEGRTIFGVSGEEIRRVGAVPLKYFRLSTSAGKPAAKGRADFLQELKATIARELEQRTAPPPSLAMRDLSWYDGAVVPMIAAIFADDGRRMIVNCLRDDGLVREVPVRVWRFGVDVIGTEPPAHLAPWLQRWAAHERALVEAVESPTPERIERALALDPAVPGARVREIGQAIWAGYEN, encoded by the coding sequence TTGCATCCACGACTTCTTCCAGAACGTGGCGGTCGGGTGAAGCCGATCGTCACCATCCTCGGCGGGAGTACGCCCTTCACGGCCGCGTTGGTGGAGGCGCTTCGCACCGCGTCGGCCGGCATTCCCGCCTGCGAGCTGCGCCTCTTCGGCCAGGACGTCGATGCCCTCGAGAGAATGGCACGCTACGGCGATCGCAGGCTGGCCGCGCTCGGCTGGAGCGTCTCGTCGAGCCGCCGGCTCGACGAGGCCGTCGACGGCGCGGCCGTCGTCGTGAACCAGATCCGCTTCGGCGGCCTTGCGGGCAGGGCGCGCGACGAGGACCTCGCCTGCCGGTTCCAGCTTCCGGCGGATGAAACGCTGGGTCCGTGCGGATTGACCAGCGCGCTGCGCGTCGTTCCCCGAATCCGCGAGCTCGCCGTCGAGCTCGGACGTCTGTGCGCCGATGCGTGGGTGCTCAATCTCTCGAATCCGTTGAGCATCACGACGCGCATGATGATCCGGGCAGGGGCGCCCGCCAGGTGCGTCGGGCTCTGCGAGCTGCCGACGGCGACCGTCGTCGAGACCTGCCGACTTCTGGGGATGTCGTTCGCGGACGTCGAATGGGATTACGCGGGGCTCAATCACCGCGGCTTCGTCTTTTCGCTGAAGCATCGGGGAGAGGATCTCCTCCCGTCGCTCCCCGGCATGCTCGAGGGCCGAACCATCTTCGGCGTCAGCGGAGAGGAGATCCGGCGGGTCGGCGCGGTCCCGCTGAAGTACTTCCGGCTGTCGACCTCCGCCGGCAAGCCGGCCGCGAAAGGTCGGGCTGACTTCCTGCAGGAGCTCAAGGCGACGATTGCGCGGGAGCTCGAGCAGCGGACCGCTCCACCGCCCAGCCTGGCCATGCGCGATCTCTCCTGGTACGACGGCGCGGTCGTTCCGATGATCGCCGCGATCTTCGCGGATGACGGCCGCCGGATGATCGTGAACTGCTTGCGCGACGACGGCCTCGTCCGGGAAGTCCCGGTCCGCGTCTGGCGCTTTGGCGTGGACGTCATCGGGACCGAACCACCGGCTCACCTGGCGCCGTGGCTCCAGCGGTGGGCCGCTCACGAGCGCGCTCTGGTCGAGGCCGTCGAATCCCCGACTCCGGAACGCATCGAGCGCGCGCTGGCGCTCGACCCGGCGGTGCCCGGCGCGAGGGTGCGCGAGATCGGGCAGGCGATATGGGCAGGATATGAGAACTGA
- a CDS encoding NAD-dependent epimerase/dehydratase family protein — protein MENPLQGRCITVTGAGGFLGPAAVDALARKGARVQAVIGPPNEAARIPPGAAYVAQVHICDSTAMRKLVAGADAVVHLAGPASVGASFQDPSKYVRVHGEGTAALLQACRAEGVRKVVYVSSAEVYGRPLHSLVGEDHPLSARSPYAAAKIGAERLIESYVHAFDLRAVILRPFSIYGPAASPESLIPTIVGMARRGLPVILRDLRPIRDYCFVTDVAEAIASACFLERPELEIFNIGTMRGTSVGRVAELILEALALTCPIQEIGERDRPGKSEIHELIADNRRACEILRWQPAIALEEGLRLTIAGVER, from the coding sequence ATGGAGAACCCGCTGCAGGGCAGGTGCATCACGGTCACGGGCGCAGGAGGATTCCTGGGGCCCGCAGCCGTCGATGCGCTGGCGCGCAAGGGAGCCCGCGTCCAGGCCGTCATCGGGCCTCCGAACGAGGCGGCGCGAATCCCGCCCGGCGCTGCGTACGTCGCCCAGGTCCACATCTGTGACTCGACGGCAATGCGGAAGCTGGTTGCCGGCGCCGACGCCGTCGTGCACCTCGCGGGACCTGCATCGGTGGGCGCTTCGTTCCAGGACCCGTCGAAATACGTGCGGGTCCACGGCGAAGGAACCGCTGCGCTGTTGCAGGCCTGCCGCGCGGAGGGCGTGCGGAAGGTGGTGTACGTCTCGTCGGCCGAAGTCTATGGCCGGCCGCTTCACTCACTCGTCGGCGAAGACCATCCGCTCAGCGCGCGATCTCCGTACGCCGCGGCGAAGATCGGGGCCGAGAGGCTCATCGAGTCCTACGTCCATGCGTTCGACCTGCGCGCCGTCATCCTCCGGCCCTTCTCGATCTACGGTCCCGCGGCGTCTCCGGAATCGTTGATCCCGACGATCGTCGGCATGGCGCGCCGCGGCCTGCCGGTGATCCTTCGAGACCTGCGGCCGATCCGGGATTACTGCTTCGTCACCGACGTCGCTGAGGCGATTGCCAGCGCCTGTTTTCTCGAGCGCCCGGAGCTGGAGATCTTCAACATCGGCACCATGCGCGGAACGAGCGTCGGGCGGGTCGCGGAGCTCATCCTCGAGGCGCTCGCGCTGACCTGCCCGATCCAGGAAATCGGGGAACGGGATCGGCCAGGCAAGAGCGAGATTCACGAGCTGATCGCCGACAACCGGCGGGCGTGCGAGATCCTCCGGTGGCAGCCTGCGATTGCGCTCGAAGAAGGGCTGCGCCTGACGATCGCGGGCGTCGAACGGTGA
- a CDS encoding DegT/DnrJ/EryC1/StrS family aminotransferase → MKVGRYNYAHQLGTDIEPLIADLRAMLVGGRYELTPEVKQFEAQLAEFLGARYVRGVNTGTDALVVALRALGIGPGDQVVTQANTFHATVGAVDLVGAEPVLVDVDPETFLIDKRQLRDAIGPRTRALMPVHLYGKPTPMAEIVALAEAHGLFVIEDAAQAIGARIEGQSVGTFGHFGCFSFHPSKNLAAAGDGGAVVARNAELDEALRRQRELGQVGQNNHVVVGFNTKLDALQARILSWKLPRLEEWNEHRRKVAGWYRERLAGLPLGFQARTEGETHIYHLFQVRTAERDSLLAHLRARDIDVVVRYPTPIHLQPAFAAKGWKAGQFPVAERLARELLCLPIRPDIGIDEIDYVTDCIHDFFQNVAVG, encoded by the coding sequence ATGAAGGTCGGCCGCTACAATTATGCGCATCAGCTCGGAACGGACATCGAGCCGCTGATCGCGGACCTGCGGGCGATGCTGGTCGGCGGTCGGTACGAGCTGACACCCGAAGTGAAGCAGTTCGAAGCGCAGCTCGCGGAATTTCTCGGCGCGAGATACGTCCGGGGCGTCAACACCGGTACCGACGCGCTGGTGGTCGCCCTGCGGGCCCTGGGCATCGGGCCGGGCGACCAGGTCGTCACGCAGGCGAACACGTTCCACGCGACCGTCGGCGCCGTCGACCTGGTCGGCGCCGAACCCGTCCTGGTCGACGTGGATCCGGAGACGTTCCTCATCGACAAGCGGCAGCTCCGCGATGCGATCGGTCCGAGGACGCGCGCGCTGATGCCGGTGCACCTGTACGGCAAGCCGACGCCGATGGCCGAGATCGTTGCGCTGGCCGAAGCGCATGGGCTCTTCGTGATCGAGGACGCTGCACAGGCGATCGGTGCCCGCATCGAGGGGCAGTCGGTGGGCACGTTCGGCCACTTCGGATGCTTCAGCTTCCACCCGAGCAAGAACCTCGCCGCGGCGGGCGACGGCGGAGCAGTCGTGGCGAGAAATGCAGAGCTCGACGAGGCGCTCCGGCGGCAACGCGAGCTCGGACAGGTAGGACAGAACAACCACGTGGTGGTCGGATTCAATACCAAGCTCGACGCGCTGCAGGCGAGGATCCTGTCCTGGAAGCTGCCGCGCCTCGAAGAATGGAACGAGCATCGGCGCAAGGTCGCCGGATGGTATCGCGAACGGCTCGCCGGCCTGCCGCTCGGATTCCAGGCGCGCACCGAGGGCGAAACCCACATCTATCATCTCTTCCAGGTGCGGACGGCCGAGCGGGACTCGCTTCTCGCGCATCTGCGCGCGCGCGACATCGACGTGGTCGTCCGCTATCCGACTCCAATTCACCTGCAGCCGGCATTCGCCGCGAAAGGCTGGAAGGCCGGACAGTTTCCGGTCGCGGAACGACTGGCAAGAGAGCTTCTTTGCCTGCCGATCCGGCCGGACATCGGGATCGATGAGATCGATTACGTCACCGATTGCATCCACGACTTCTTCCAGAACGTGGCGGTCGGGTGA
- a CDS encoding ROK family protein, which produces MATLVFDIGGTRTRVGLYDSRHSKIVRSTAAATPNHLDLPEAPFERLRDGLLSLMGRLGDELVEQQTVREVDVAFAGPIDPAGNVLAAPTLWGARLTSPYPLGQDIARRWPNARVGILNDVTAAGYRYLRSSGDDFCIVTVSSGIGNKVFANGRPLVGKNGLGGELGHLRVDDSEGAPICECGGRGHLGAVSSGRAVLAYARKHAPQSSCIEGLTSGDLVAAFRREEPWAMKIVERGAGPLGWALAAMHLGLGIERFVLVGGFALALGNAYRQLVARAADARCWDAPGGWDSRVELGVNDDLSGLIGAGIAGMVREGSV; this is translated from the coding sequence ATGGCGACTCTCGTTTTCGATATCGGTGGAACGAGGACGCGAGTCGGCCTCTACGATTCCCGTCATTCGAAGATCGTCCGGTCCACCGCTGCCGCGACACCCAATCATCTCGACCTGCCGGAGGCGCCGTTCGAACGATTGCGCGACGGGCTTCTCTCGCTGATGGGCAGGCTGGGCGACGAGCTCGTCGAGCAGCAAACGGTGCGGGAAGTCGACGTCGCCTTCGCGGGGCCGATCGATCCCGCCGGAAACGTTCTCGCTGCCCCCACGCTCTGGGGCGCCCGTTTGACCTCCCCGTATCCGCTGGGACAGGACATCGCGCGCCGCTGGCCCAACGCGCGCGTCGGGATCCTGAACGACGTCACGGCAGCCGGCTATCGCTATTTGCGATCGAGCGGGGATGACTTCTGCATCGTCACGGTCAGCTCCGGAATCGGCAACAAGGTGTTTGCCAACGGCCGGCCGCTGGTCGGCAAGAATGGGTTGGGCGGAGAGCTGGGGCATCTGCGCGTCGACGACTCCGAGGGAGCGCCGATCTGCGAATGCGGCGGCCGCGGACATCTCGGTGCGGTTTCTTCGGGCCGGGCGGTCCTCGCGTACGCGCGAAAGCACGCGCCGCAGAGCTCTTGCATCGAAGGTTTGACGAGCGGCGATCTCGTCGCCGCGTTCCGCCGCGAAGAGCCCTGGGCCATGAAGATCGTCGAGCGCGGCGCCGGCCCGCTCGGCTGGGCGCTGGCAGCGATGCACCTCGGCCTCGGGATCGAGCGGTTCGTGCTCGTCGGCGGCTTTGCGCTGGCGCTCGGCAACGCCTACCGACAGCTCGTGGCCCGGGCGGCAGATGCCCGCTGCTGGGACGCGCCGGGCGGTTGGGATTCGCGCGTGGAGTTGGGCGTGAACGACGACTTGTCGGGACTGATTGGCGCCGGAATCGCAGGAATGGTGCGGGAGGGGTCCGTATGA
- a CDS encoding DUF1259 domain-containing protein, which translates to MIAIALVLAATLNTAKIEELIGLKGKLDEKEGAFKVSYPRSDIAPTAAGVKLTPPLGLTAWASFSGGGAHTMVMGDMVLTEDQVNAAMSAALDSGLEVTALHNHFFWDSPKVINTMGVNTWAALAGSPEKAVVDGDFAMLESEMQEILKTLRHANINIVAIHSHMAGEQPRILFLHYWGVGPAEQLAKAVMSAVAKTGGNDSRVNVSDPCRR; encoded by the coding sequence ATGATCGCCATCGCCCTGGTGCTGGCTGCAACGCTGAACACCGCGAAGATCGAGGAGCTCATCGGCCTCAAAGGCAAGCTCGACGAGAAAGAGGGTGCGTTCAAGGTCTCGTATCCGCGTTCCGACATCGCTCCGACGGCGGCTGGCGTGAAGCTGACACCACCGCTCGGCCTCACCGCTTGGGCTTCCTTCAGCGGCGGGGGAGCGCACACGATGGTCATGGGCGACATGGTCCTGACGGAGGACCAGGTGAACGCGGCGATGAGCGCGGCGCTGGACAGCGGCCTGGAAGTGACCGCTCTGCACAATCACTTCTTCTGGGATTCGCCGAAGGTGATCAACACCATGGGCGTGAACACCTGGGCAGCGCTGGCCGGCTCCCCCGAGAAAGCCGTCGTCGACGGCGACTTCGCCATGCTCGAGTCGGAGATGCAGGAGATCCTCAAGACGCTCCGCCACGCGAACATCAATATCGTCGCCATCCACTCGCACATGGCGGGCGAACAGCCTCGAATTCTCTTCCTGCACTACTGGGGAGTCGGGCCGGCGGAACAGCTTGCCAAGGCGGTCATGTCGGCAGTGGCCAAGACGGGGGGAAATGATTCCCGGGTCAATGTTTCCGATCCGTGTCGGCGATGA
- a CDS encoding Gfo/Idh/MocA family oxidoreductase yields MRTDKRPDSLRIAIVGCGRMGLQHARSASQLGHRIRVACDVDVARASALASEHPDCEAVTDAATVRWDEVDAAFVCTPPFARGPVELFAAQAGVPLFLEKPIGLSAAQCLSALTAFRLTGTITSVGYMNRYRASVRRARSLLGGESVLGFAAHWVCAAYRVPWWGDPTLSGGQLNEQCTHLIDLARHLVGEVSEVNAFAQPSPNGGGGTAAVSILLRFRNGALGTVICGSLANEKQIGCRVFTPRGQVVLDGWDFKWSPSAAFGDGSDLAPVEDVFLAECRSFLDAVRSGDASAIRCDLAEAMRTQRVVDAARAALGGNGPQPLVPERTVGEAGHAIDYI; encoded by the coding sequence ATGAGAACTGACAAGCGACCGGATTCATTGCGCATCGCAATCGTCGGCTGCGGCCGGATGGGATTGCAGCACGCCCGCAGTGCGTCGCAGTTGGGCCACCGCATCCGCGTGGCGTGCGACGTCGACGTTGCGCGAGCCTCGGCACTTGCGAGCGAGCATCCCGACTGCGAGGCGGTCACCGACGCCGCGACCGTCCGTTGGGATGAGGTGGACGCCGCTTTCGTCTGCACGCCGCCGTTTGCGCGAGGCCCGGTGGAGCTGTTCGCTGCGCAGGCGGGCGTGCCGCTCTTCCTCGAGAAGCCGATTGGCCTCTCGGCGGCGCAGTGCCTCTCGGCGCTGACGGCCTTTCGCCTCACGGGCACGATCACGTCGGTGGGGTACATGAACCGGTATCGCGCTTCCGTGAGGCGCGCCAGGAGCCTGCTCGGGGGCGAAAGCGTACTCGGCTTCGCCGCGCACTGGGTGTGCGCCGCGTACCGCGTCCCGTGGTGGGGCGATCCGACGCTCTCCGGCGGACAGCTCAACGAGCAATGCACTCACTTGATCGATCTCGCGCGCCACCTCGTCGGGGAAGTCAGCGAGGTGAATGCCTTCGCGCAGCCCAGCCCGAACGGGGGCGGCGGTACCGCAGCGGTCTCCATCCTGCTGCGCTTCCGCAACGGCGCCCTGGGGACCGTGATCTGCGGCTCCCTCGCGAATGAGAAGCAGATCGGATGTCGCGTGTTTACGCCGCGCGGACAGGTCGTCCTGGACGGCTGGGACTTCAAGTGGTCGCCTTCCGCGGCGTTCGGCGACGGAAGCGATCTCGCGCCAGTCGAGGACGTTTTTCTCGCGGAGTGCAGGTCGTTCCTCGACGCCGTCCGCTCCGGAGACGCGAGCGCGATCCGCTGTGACCTGGCGGAGGCGATGAGGACGCAGCGGGTGGTGGATGCGGCGCGCGCGGCGTTGGGTGGGAACGGTCCCCAACCTCTCGTGCCGGAACGGACGGTGGGGGAGGCGGGCCATGCGATCGACTACATTTGA